A window of Thermococcus aggregans contains these coding sequences:
- a CDS encoding DUF4350 domain-containing protein — protein MRRAVYIILMAFGIFLIVMPLAIPVFHTSAEFSVFNTRWNGASEFGKLLYEETKVVPVITSYNSFGLGEKEGVLLILGPNLGYSPLEVEEVKKFLENGGTLVLIDDFGTGNDILVGLNLTARFTSLIPIDVFYSKNYNFPEVVRILDPQLGVGVDKLTLNVPSVIVGANGSIYTSKVAIIGNNQRQLPIMSELEYGNGRIILFSDPSVFINDMFEMNEPFIRNFVRYIKADVIYIDEAHHASFNPYSMGTVVIRRSLDKMKAFYVILGVAVLAIFIESGLALEGISRTVNFILGKVFKEEEKSLDDVIEELKKEGYDEKVLRKIIREINTGKKLGG, from the coding sequence ATGAGGAGGGCCGTCTACATTATACTCATGGCATTTGGTATCTTTCTCATTGTGATGCCTTTAGCCATACCTGTATTCCACACAAGCGCTGAGTTCAGCGTTTTCAACACGAGGTGGAACGGTGCCTCAGAGTTTGGAAAGCTCTTGTATGAGGAGACGAAGGTTGTTCCTGTGATAACTTCGTATAACTCCTTTGGCCTTGGCGAGAAAGAAGGTGTTCTTTTAATCCTTGGACCGAATCTGGGTTATTCTCCCCTTGAGGTTGAGGAAGTTAAGAAGTTCCTGGAGAACGGCGGCACGCTTGTTTTGATAGACGACTTCGGTACGGGAAATGATATTTTGGTGGGGCTAAACTTAACGGCCAGGTTTACGAGCCTTATTCCCATTGACGTCTTCTACTCGAAGAACTACAACTTCCCTGAGGTCGTGAGGATCTTAGACCCACAGCTTGGCGTTGGGGTTGATAAGCTGACGCTTAACGTTCCATCGGTAATAGTCGGGGCCAACGGCTCAATATACACGAGCAAAGTGGCTATAATAGGGAACAACCAGAGGCAGCTCCCAATAATGAGCGAGCTCGAATACGGGAACGGGAGGATAATCCTCTTCTCGGACCCGAGCGTCTTCATAAACGACATGTTCGAGATGAACGAGCCCTTCATAAGGAACTTCGTGCGCTACATAAAGGCAGATGTGATTTACATCGACGAAGCTCATCACGCGAGCTTCAATCCTTATTCCATGGGAACTGTGGTTATCAGAAGAAGCTTGGACAAAATGAAGGCATTTTACGTGATTTTGGGGGTGGCAGTTTTAGCTATTTTCATTGAGAGCGGCTTGGCCTTGGAGGGAATAAGTAGGACTGTGAATTTCATACTGGGCAAAGTCTTTAAGGAAGAAGAAAAAAGTTTGGACGATGTGATAGAGGAGTTAAAGAAAGAGGGCTATGATGAGAAGGTTCTCAGGAAGATAATAAGGGAGATAAACACCGGAAAAAAGCTGGGTGGTTAA
- a CDS encoding DUF58 domain-containing protein yields the protein MKREDLLWTLSGIGFAHGYLASNVFSALFGLGLALYILKTRRDFKPEIKVDVEFPKTVEEGKKARVVLKVKNLGSDVKVRVKSGPVLNVRIEDGGTYVLKSGEEKFIDLFLIPEKKGEYEVSLELEIYDLNELYFEELSVGKYKLDVIPSVDSIREAAKEDYNIRLGEAYKKSVFLGLESLELEGLREYLPGDDLRRIDWKASSRLGELIVRVFMKEQEGNVYLVLDATREMRKGLKKAKIDYASTLVLHLATVLLKKNYKVGLIIYDDRGVRVVRPSRGREQMNKIRAAVRFRQEKGLMSLKSTLTLRFSEKGRKFMGKLFPRKRSGLGEALLNIKDPSYLIVISDLMGHTSLLYRLMLILRKKHKIVVLSPNPILFYGRDINEETLRFLYERYLEREKTVRKFNALVPTIDLGPSDYLREIARELR from the coding sequence ATGAAAAGAGAAGATCTTCTGTGGACTCTTTCGGGCATAGGCTTTGCCCATGGGTATTTGGCCTCAAACGTTTTTAGTGCTCTTTTTGGCCTAGGCCTAGCTCTGTATATCTTAAAAACCAGAAGGGATTTTAAGCCGGAGATAAAAGTTGACGTTGAGTTTCCAAAAACTGTTGAGGAAGGTAAAAAGGCAAGGGTTGTTTTGAAGGTCAAGAACCTTGGGAGCGATGTAAAGGTTAGGGTTAAGAGCGGCCCTGTTTTAAACGTGAGGATTGAAGATGGGGGAACTTACGTTCTGAAGTCTGGGGAAGAGAAGTTTATCGATTTATTTCTTATTCCAGAGAAGAAGGGAGAGTATGAAGTTTCACTGGAACTGGAGATTTATGATTTGAACGAGCTCTACTTTGAGGAATTGAGTGTTGGCAAGTACAAGCTCGATGTGATCCCCTCGGTTGATTCCATAAGGGAAGCGGCTAAAGAGGACTACAACATAAGGCTTGGCGAGGCCTACAAGAAGAGCGTCTTCCTTGGGCTGGAGAGCTTGGAGCTCGAGGGCTTGAGAGAGTATCTACCGGGGGATGACTTGAGGAGGATAGACTGGAAGGCCTCATCCCGTTTGGGAGAGCTCATAGTCAGGGTCTTCATGAAGGAGCAGGAAGGGAACGTTTACCTTGTATTGGATGCAACAAGGGAGATGAGGAAGGGGCTCAAGAAGGCCAAGATAGACTATGCCTCAACTCTGGTTCTGCACTTGGCGACGGTTCTTTTGAAGAAGAACTACAAGGTGGGGCTTATCATATACGATGACAGGGGCGTTAGGGTCGTTAGGCCATCTAGGGGAAGGGAGCAGATGAATAAAATAAGGGCTGCGGTGAGGTTCAGGCAGGAGAAAGGGCTGATGAGCTTGAAGAGCACCTTAACCTTGAGGTTCAGCGAGAAGGGTAGGAAGTTCATGGGGAAGCTCTTCCCGAGGAAGAGGAGTGGGCTTGGTGAGGCCCTGCTCAACATAAAGGATCCTTCTTATCTGATAGTTATTAGTGATTTGATGGGGCATACGTCCCTGCTTTACAGGTTAATGCTTATACTAAGGAAGAAGCACAAGATAGTTGTGCTCTCCCCCAACCCAATACTGTTTTACGGTAGAGATATTAATGAAGAGACGTTGAGGTTTTTGTACGAAAGGTATCTGGAGAGGGAGAAGACGGTTAGGAAGTTCAACGCTTTGGTTCCTACTATTGATCTGGGCCCGAGCGATTACCTTAGGGAGATAGCGAGGGAGCTGAGATGA
- a CDS encoding STT3 domain-containing protein, which produces MKPEDIFRPKVALPIITVIALIMRLVPLRYEYMFGYDPYFHLAYIEEALKAGKWFNFFTIAGGPWGFQIKNFHPLGLWMTPAYVYKFLSVFGVSLYDAFRITPVIFGVLTIVFLYLAMLNFYGEKEAFFSGLFLAVSFGHIFRSMANYYRGDNYMLFWYSMALFGISLALTKTRRKWRYKRLAFYLIPAFASGLASIFWQAYYPIFIFLLGNAILLAFGAFIMGRDKYLLDSGLLAVSTAFGTILANYLGKYFGYCMLGGSNWLAKKTAEKLGIELGAIKDVYLVVHLKYLVPLALAGILVLFLLSRVLKDRKQRALIVVMLSIIGVYLLFARFEALKELSSGFGIFKEAPILETRHSTFSDIWAAYSILVFLCPLFLLRFASRKAKLPDFLLLGLILPSLYMVYTWTRFLFIGSMAIATMAGVGVVSLHDTIYPRVKSKFDYRKALALSVLLLVVVPVTSAGLGLERVLAEKPFMNKNWENALLYLGNHSNENDIVLAWWDYGHWVTYYARRSPIAQGSPNSGVALYYLGKLDENWAINLGVDYVVVSYYDFLKFRAIVETADSHPKYNITEKYGLLVLPLTSEIGALVFQKGNYRIVVKPGNEWSAIANINGNVLMPKELYVEYQGRVMKPNLTNSNSNTYLYINLNYKYAVFMNEEAFNTTLAKLFITPKEPYELVYSDGGFVKILKLKHPNVRVEKANGRVIFHFENATGTGLGIWGFMDNGTLVFKKWYNVKGKNEFELPEEVNGTVIRYAYAVGKKIVDRGIFRRG; this is translated from the coding sequence ATGAAACCTGAGGACATCTTTAGGCCTAAAGTGGCTTTGCCCATAATAACTGTAATTGCGCTTATTATGAGGCTAGTTCCCTTAAGGTATGAGTACATGTTTGGTTATGATCCTTATTTTCATTTAGCTTATATTGAGGAGGCTTTGAAGGCTGGGAAGTGGTTTAACTTTTTCACTATTGCTGGTGGGCCTTGGGGATTTCAGATTAAAAATTTCCATCCTCTTGGGCTTTGGATGACCCCGGCTTATGTTTATAAGTTTTTGAGTGTTTTTGGAGTTTCCCTTTACGACGCTTTCAGAATTACACCGGTGATTTTCGGTGTTCTAACGATAGTTTTCCTTTATCTTGCCATGCTTAATTTTTATGGAGAGAAAGAGGCGTTCTTCTCGGGGCTATTCCTTGCGGTAAGCTTTGGGCACATTTTTAGGTCGATGGCAAACTATTATAGAGGAGATAACTACATGCTCTTCTGGTATTCGATGGCTTTGTTTGGAATTTCATTGGCTTTAACAAAGACCAGAAGAAAATGGAGATATAAGAGACTTGCCTTTTATTTAATTCCAGCCTTTGCAAGCGGCTTAGCCTCGATATTCTGGCAGGCTTACTACCCAATATTCATATTCCTTCTTGGGAATGCCATTCTTTTGGCCTTTGGGGCTTTCATTATGGGAAGAGACAAATACCTCCTAGATTCTGGGCTTTTGGCAGTTTCAACGGCTTTCGGGACAATTCTGGCCAACTATTTAGGAAAATATTTTGGATACTGCATGCTCGGAGGAAGTAATTGGCTGGCTAAGAAGACTGCAGAGAAACTTGGAATTGAATTAGGAGCAATCAAAGACGTTTATTTGGTTGTTCACTTGAAGTATCTAGTGCCTTTAGCACTTGCAGGAATTCTTGTGTTGTTCCTCCTCTCGAGAGTCCTGAAAGATAGAAAGCAGAGAGCTCTAATAGTGGTTATGCTTTCAATCATCGGAGTTTATCTGCTTTTCGCTAGGTTTGAGGCACTTAAGGAGCTTTCCTCTGGATTCGGAATTTTCAAAGAAGCGCCAATTCTTGAGACAAGGCATTCGACGTTTAGCGACATCTGGGCAGCTTACAGCATTTTGGTGTTTTTGTGTCCTCTTTTCCTCCTTCGCTTTGCCTCGAGAAAAGCCAAACTTCCCGATTTCCTTCTCTTGGGTCTTATTCTGCCAAGCCTTTACATGGTCTACACTTGGACGAGGTTCCTTTTCATCGGGTCTATGGCAATTGCAACAATGGCTGGAGTAGGGGTAGTTTCCCTGCATGATACAATTTATCCTAGGGTAAAGTCGAAGTTTGATTATAGAAAGGCGCTGGCCCTTTCGGTGCTTCTGCTCGTTGTGGTTCCGGTAACAAGTGCGGGTTTGGGACTTGAAAGGGTTTTGGCAGAGAAGCCTTTCATGAATAAAAACTGGGAGAATGCCTTGCTTTATTTAGGGAATCATTCAAATGAAAACGATATAGTTTTAGCTTGGTGGGACTACGGTCACTGGGTGACTTATTACGCAAGAAGAAGCCCAATAGCCCAGGGGAGTCCAAATTCTGGCGTAGCCCTTTATTATCTCGGCAAGCTCGATGAAAACTGGGCTATAAACTTGGGAGTGGACTACGTTGTTGTGAGCTATTATGACTTCCTCAAGTTTAGGGCGATAGTCGAAACTGCAGATAGCCATCCGAAGTACAACATTACCGAAAAGTACGGGCTTCTCGTCTTGCCGCTTACCTCCGAGATTGGAGCTTTGGTATTCCAGAAGGGGAATTACAGAATAGTGGTGAAGCCCGGGAACGAGTGGAGTGCGATAGCAAACATCAACGGGAACGTGCTAATGCCAAAGGAGCTTTACGTGGAGTATCAAGGCAGAGTGATGAAGCCAAACCTCACAAACTCAAACTCCAACACCTACCTTTACATAAACCTTAATTACAAGTATGCGGTTTTTATGAACGAGGAAGCCTTCAACACAACTCTGGCAAAGCTTTTCATAACGCCCAAAGAGCCTTACGAGCTGGTTTATTCCGACGGGGGATTTGTAAAAATCCTGAAACTTAAACACCCAAACGTGAGGGTGGAGAAGGCAAACGGCAGGGTAATTTTCCATTTTGAAAACGCAACCGGAACTGGACTGGGAATCTGGGGTTTCATGGACAACGGGACGCTCGTGTTCAAGAAATGGTATAACGTGAAGGGTAAAAACGAGTTTGAATTACCTGAAGAAGTTAACGGGACGGTTATAAGATACGC
- a CDS encoding type II toxin-antitoxin system VapC family toxin, giving the protein MRFIDANVFLYAIIKPKNNLSPQILDRKKKAKKILQRVQEGEEVTTTVVHLSEVANILEAKANLTTALEFLEELLTAENVKIVSVTMEDYLKAVLTAREKNVSVNDALAYLKMKELGIKEIYTFDRHFENLDVVVVED; this is encoded by the coding sequence ATGAGATTCATAGATGCCAATGTTTTTCTATATGCCATAATAAAACCAAAAAACAACCTCAGCCCTCAAATTCTTGATAGGAAAAAGAAGGCAAAAAAGATTCTTCAAAGAGTCCAAGAAGGGGAAGAGGTCACTACGACGGTCGTTCACCTTAGTGAGGTCGCAAACATTCTCGAGGCGAAGGCCAACTTAACAACTGCTCTAGAGTTCCTAGAAGAACTTCTAACAGCGGAAAATGTTAAAATAGTATCTGTCACGATGGAAGATTATCTAAAGGCTGTCTTAACAGCAAGGGAGAAAAACGTAAGTGTAAATGATGCTTTGGCGTATCTTAAAATGAAGGAGTTGGGCATTAAAGAAATTTATACTTTTGATAGGCATTTTGAGAACCTTGATGTTGTGGTTGTTGAAGACTAA
- a CDS encoding Ig-like domain-containing protein, whose product MRVAALIILTLLIFSGFGLAMERHLEYEKAYENDKGIYIHFRIILLYSEMALDKVIAEDNESIYYANSVEAKLNTTREEVEFYKSFGIESKVEKYLPPFLELGNGLKKIALGQRLFLDNIEVVKEMRDYYAYVNATLGLEMVKEGISSAEKALDVIDTFEFVDEDNSTLTLDTSSLREKLEKIKKMYSGYERVLSAYKVLTPEEVQEIIKEKEKNGEPIGFEEFLEENQVVLVPASITLYASNLNPYVYENVTFYGYAPGFENVYLHIENQTIALRVKGGRFSYVYSFDKVGKYEVFATGLKNGSVVKSNVLVVNVLKVPTKIVLSSRGSAYVNESITVKGLLLDYYGRPLKGEEVFGEFDGERFSLVTSSDGRFSFNVTSNEAGKKLLNVTYIGSEIYAGSSASLGVVFLEYPVETVGGEEEAENTVNIGGTEFSIFELILFVMVLVLFGGIGYLARKVYIRRRRGISDEEFVKLLKALEEAWKIEEQEVERKLKSFREMYREVYEKLIKHYGLKPSLTPRELVNRLRKEAFAYHLEKVTVLYEKHFYGKKPLRRREVLDYLRHIAGLIVSFIVREEL is encoded by the coding sequence ATGAGAGTAGCTGCTTTAATCATCCTCACGCTCCTGATTTTCAGCGGCTTTGGATTAGCCATGGAAAGGCATCTTGAGTACGAAAAGGCCTACGAGAACGATAAGGGGATTTATATCCATTTTAGAATTATCCTCCTCTACTCTGAGATGGCTCTTGACAAGGTAATTGCCGAGGACAACGAGAGCATATATTACGCGAATAGCGTTGAGGCAAAGCTGAACACGACTAGGGAAGAGGTGGAGTTTTACAAGTCCTTTGGGATAGAGTCAAAGGTTGAAAAGTATTTGCCTCCTTTTCTGGAGCTCGGTAATGGTTTGAAGAAGATAGCCCTCGGCCAGAGGCTCTTCTTAGACAACATCGAGGTCGTCAAAGAGATGAGAGACTACTATGCCTACGTTAATGCAACCCTAGGTTTGGAAATGGTGAAGGAAGGAATCTCAAGTGCCGAGAAGGCCCTTGATGTGATTGATACCTTTGAGTTCGTTGATGAGGACAACAGCACCTTAACGCTCGATACATCATCCCTCAGAGAGAAGCTTGAGAAGATTAAGAAGATGTATTCCGGCTATGAGAGGGTTTTGAGTGCTTATAAAGTTTTAACCCCTGAAGAAGTGCAGGAGATTATCAAAGAAAAAGAAAAAAACGGAGAACCAATTGGTTTTGAAGAATTTCTCGAGGAAAACCAAGTTGTGCTAGTTCCTGCGTCCATAACACTCTACGCCTCGAACCTTAACCCTTATGTTTATGAGAACGTCACCTTTTATGGCTATGCTCCGGGCTTTGAGAATGTTTACCTCCATATTGAGAACCAAACCATAGCTTTGAGGGTTAAGGGGGGCAGATTTTCCTACGTGTATTCCTTTGATAAGGTTGGCAAGTATGAGGTCTTTGCAACCGGATTAAAGAACGGGAGCGTCGTGAAATCAAACGTTCTTGTGGTTAATGTGTTGAAGGTGCCCACTAAGATAGTACTCTCTTCCAGGGGAAGTGCCTACGTAAACGAGAGCATAACGGTTAAAGGCCTGCTCCTTGACTATTACGGGAGGCCCTTAAAAGGTGAAGAGGTCTTTGGGGAGTTTGATGGTGAGAGGTTTTCATTGGTAACTTCAAGCGATGGGAGGTTTTCGTTCAACGTTACGAGCAACGAGGCCGGGAAGAAGCTATTAAACGTTACCTATATCGGTAGTGAGATTTATGCAGGTAGTTCTGCCTCCCTTGGGGTTGTGTTCCTTGAATACCCGGTTGAGACGGTGGGTGGGGAAGAGGAAGCTGAAAATACCGTAAACATTGGAGGTACCGAGTTTTCCATATTTGAGTTAATACTCTTTGTTATGGTTCTTGTCCTCTTTGGCGGCATCGGGTATCTGGCAAGGAAAGTTTACATAAGAAGGAGAAGAGGTATAAGCGATGAGGAGTTCGTGAAGCTGTTGAAGGCCCTTGAAGAGGCATGGAAGATTGAAGAACAAGAAGTGGAAAGGAAATTAAAGTCTTTCAGGGAGATGTACAGGGAGGTTTACGAGAAGCTCATCAAGCACTATGGTCTAAAGCCCAGCCTAACGCCCAGGGAGCTTGTGAACAGGTTGAGGAAGGAGGCTTTTGCATACCACCTGGAAAAAGTCACGGTTCTTTACGAGAAGCACTTTTATGGTAAGAAGCCTCTCAGAAGGCGTGAGGTTCTGGACTACTTGAGGCATATAGCCGGGCTTATAGTGTCCTTCATAGTGAGGGAGGAGTTATGA
- a CDS encoding RNA-guided endonuclease InsQ/TnpB family protein, which produces MKLTRTIVLESYPLTRKKFETIKEVYDEYLEILKFLTNYAVANKVKSHLKLRKRFYEKLKEEHDLPTHYYYTVCQDATTRARSFLELKKKGRARTEKPEIRNVSLWLDDVLWDYKRFPQFNTLRNGRRILIIGLTTKRGRIKLPLKPHKLFFKYLNEGWKVKAGVKLRIAEEERKILAYFVFEKEFDEPKVTGRFLSVDYNADNVSFGTQEFLIQVRTDFGRLTRFYSDVRTRTQESHLTGWKRKLPSKKGKGLLRKFGRRKMDRRVDLQRKLAKRLVEVARELNATIVLEAVPKNFNQKVTKKRKKNEKRLRNTLHNIGMNGFQRFVFEKAVEFGVPLVFVNPAYSSQVCPRCGAFKIKPGDGALRRRVFECPVCGFSADRDFVAVLNLLGLFPFSPKAREPLGEEPVVPVNLTVEANLLHHKNSLVVISQCLKQK; this is translated from the coding sequence GTGAAACTGACCAGAACAATCGTCCTCGAAAGTTATCCACTCACGAGAAAAAAGTTCGAAACGATAAAAGAAGTTTATGATGAATACTTGGAAATTCTGAAGTTTCTGACAAATTACGCCGTCGCGAACAAGGTGAAGAGCCACCTGAAACTTAGAAAACGCTTTTATGAAAAACTCAAGGAAGAACACGACTTACCAACCCATTACTATTACACTGTTTGTCAGGATGCCACGACAAGGGCAAGGAGTTTTCTCGAACTGAAGAAGAAGGGAAGGGCCAGAACAGAGAAACCAGAAATCAGGAACGTTTCTCTCTGGCTGGACGACGTTCTGTGGGATTACAAGAGGTTTCCACAGTTCAACACTCTTAGAAACGGGAGAAGAATTCTCATAATCGGCCTAACCACGAAACGTGGGCGGATAAAACTTCCTTTAAAACCTCACAAACTCTTCTTTAAATACCTCAACGAGGGCTGGAAGGTCAAGGCCGGCGTGAAACTCCGTATTGCTGAGGAAGAGCGGAAAATCCTTGCGTATTTCGTCTTCGAGAAAGAGTTCGATGAACCCAAAGTTACTGGGCGTTTCCTCAGCGTGGATTACAATGCAGACAACGTTTCTTTCGGCACTCAGGAGTTTTTAATTCAGGTTAGAACGGATTTTGGAAGACTGACGAGGTTTTATTCTGACGTGAGGACAAGAACTCAGGAGTCTCACTTAACTGGCTGGAAAAGAAAACTGCCTTCGAAGAAGGGGAAGGGACTCCTCAGGAAGTTTGGACGGAGGAAGATGGATAGGAGAGTTGACTTGCAGAGGAAGTTGGCGAAGAGACTAGTCGAAGTTGCCAGAGAGTTGAACGCTACGATTGTTCTTGAGGCCGTCCCCAAGAATTTCAATCAGAAGGTTACCAAGAAGAGGAAGAAGAACGAGAAGAGGCTGAGGAACACGCTCCACAATATTGGTATGAACGGGTTCCAGCGGTTTGTTTTCGAGAAGGCGGTTGAGTTTGGCGTTCCCCTTGTTTTTGTGAATCCAGCGTATTCTTCTCAGGTTTGTCCTCGTTGTGGGGCGTTTAAGATTAAACCCGGTGATGGCGCTCTGCGTCGGAGGGTTTTCGAGTGTCCCGTTTGCGGGTTTTCTGCAGACAGGGATTTTGTTGCTGTGCTGAACTTGTTGGGGCTGTTTCCGTTCAGCCCGAAGGCCCGTGAACCGTTGGGGGAGGAGCCGGTGGTTCCCGTGAACTTAACGGTTGAGGCCAACCTCCTGCACCACAAGAACTCATTAGTAGTGATTAGTCAGTGTTTAAAACAAAAATAG
- a CDS encoding AbrB/MazE/SpoVT family DNA-binding domain-containing protein yields MIMEIKRIDRQGRVVIPKEWRDKWGDEIILIELDDRIEILPRKKPNLSRFFDMVEVEIKGEDLEKELLEDLI; encoded by the coding sequence ATGATAATGGAAATTAAGAGAATTGATAGACAAGGTAGGGTAGTCATTCCCAAAGAGTGGCGTGATAAATGGGGTGATGAGATCATTTTAATTGAACTGGACGATAGAATAGAGATACTACCGAGAAAGAAGCCCAACTTGTCCAGATTTTTTGATATGGTTGAAGTTGAAATTAAGGGAGAAGACCTCGAAAAGGAACTGCTGGAGGATTTAATATGA
- a CDS encoding AAA family ATPase, giving the protein MNGKEFLEKLKDEIHNAVVGKDDVIELLAVALLAEGHVILEGIPGVAKTTIAKSFAHAIGLEFSRIQLTPDLLPADIIGTVYYDQKIGQFKIKKGPIFANVVLADEINRAQPKTQSALLEAMQEGQVTIEGKTLSLPRPFLVIATKNPLEFEGVYTLPEAQIDRFMMEIKVGYPDKEEELEMLLRKDRGEFREVKQRFTPTQILALMAQVKKVKTSEEVLEYLYQIIARTRKDDRLLVGASPRAAEHLLYASKALAFLRGRDYVIPDDIKEIAPSVLSHRLIVRADYEIEGVKSEDVIRDILDEVEVPV; this is encoded by the coding sequence ATGAACGGTAAAGAGTTCCTTGAAAAGCTCAAAGATGAAATTCACAACGCTGTTGTTGGGAAAGATGATGTTATAGAGCTTTTGGCTGTAGCTTTATTGGCCGAGGGGCACGTGATCCTTGAGGGGATTCCGGGAGTTGCGAAGACTACAATAGCGAAGAGCTTTGCACATGCCATTGGTTTGGAATTTTCGAGGATTCAGCTTACACCTGATTTATTGCCTGCTGATATAATCGGAACCGTTTACTACGACCAAAAGATTGGTCAGTTCAAGATAAAGAAGGGGCCCATATTTGCCAACGTAGTTTTGGCCGATGAAATTAACAGAGCCCAGCCAAAGACTCAATCCGCTTTGCTTGAGGCGATGCAAGAAGGCCAGGTAACGATAGAGGGGAAAACCCTTTCATTGCCAAGGCCTTTCCTTGTGATAGCGACCAAAAATCCGCTGGAGTTCGAGGGAGTTTATACTTTACCGGAGGCCCAGATCGACAGGTTTATGATGGAGATAAAAGTGGGCTATCCCGATAAAGAGGAAGAGCTTGAGATGCTGCTTAGAAAGGACAGAGGAGAGTTTAGAGAAGTAAAGCAGAGGTTCACCCCAACCCAGATTCTGGCTTTAATGGCTCAGGTTAAAAAGGTCAAAACAAGTGAGGAGGTTCTGGAGTATCTTTATCAGATAATCGCCAGAACTAGAAAAGACGATAGGCTTTTAGTTGGAGCCTCTCCAAGGGCTGCTGAACATCTCCTCTATGCCTCAAAGGCCTTAGCCTTCCTAAGGGGGAGGGACTACGTCATACCGGACGACATAAAGGAAATTGCACCAAGTGTTTTGAGCCACAGGCTTATTGTTAGGGCAGATTACGAAATTGAAGGTGTTAAGAGCGAAGACGTCATAAGGGATATCCTTGACGAGGTAGAGGTGCCTGTATGA
- a CDS encoding IS607 family transposase: MPKFYKPSEVAELLNYNKVTIIRWIHAGKIKAIKIGRDYRIPEEEVQKLLGKRTEITRAILYARVSRRDQKEDLETQLKTLEQYATSKGYQIVDEVKEVASGLNENRKGLKKLINLAKNKEYDVLIVTYPDRLTRFGFKYLEELFTAYNVRIETVFKKDKTPKEELVEDLIAIITSFAGRLYGLRSHKNKKFVQGFKKLLTEVENE; the protein is encoded by the coding sequence ATGCCCAAGTTTTACAAACCTTCAGAGGTTGCGGAACTCCTCAATTACAATAAAGTCACCATAATCCGCTGGATCCACGCTGGAAAAATCAAGGCCATCAAAATAGGCCGAGACTACAGAATTCCAGAAGAAGAAGTCCAAAAACTACTTGGCAAAAGAACAGAAATAACAAGGGCAATCCTCTACGCTAGAGTCTCAAGAAGAGACCAGAAGGAAGACTTAGAAACCCAACTCAAAACCCTCGAACAATACGCTACCAGCAAAGGCTACCAAATCGTGGATGAGGTTAAGGAAGTTGCCTCTGGACTAAACGAAAACAGGAAAGGCCTCAAAAAACTAATCAATTTAGCAAAAAACAAGGAGTACGATGTTCTCATCGTAACTTACCCTGACAGGCTCACACGATTCGGATTCAAATACTTGGAAGAACTCTTCACAGCCTACAACGTGAGGATTGAAACAGTCTTCAAGAAGGACAAAACCCCGAAAGAAGAACTCGTGGAAGACTTGATTGCAATAATAACCAGTTTCGCGGGAAGACTTTATGGGTTGAGGAGTCATAAGAATAAGAAATTTGTCCAAGGGTTCAAAAAACTCCTCACGGAGGTTGAAAACGAGTGA
- a CDS encoding HEPN domain-containing protein, translating to MKFEECLRRGLIKHDPSAIERVKSSIEIARRFLKSAERTFEIGDYVMVEIAAYNSAFHSVRALLFAKGYKERSHQCLVIAVRELYRSNPKIVELMDILDKLGISRHNVQYGGGFS from the coding sequence ATGAAGTTTGAGGAGTGTTTGAGGAGAGGATTAATAAAGCACGATCCTTCAGCAATAGAAAGGGTGAAAAGTTCAATAGAGATTGCAAGACGGTTCCTAAAATCTGCAGAAAGAACATTTGAAATTGGCGACTACGTTATGGTTGAAATAGCCGCTTATAATTCCGCATTTCATTCGGTGAGGGCCCTACTCTTTGCAAAGGGATATAAAGAAAGAAGCCATCAGTGTTTAGTTATTGCTGTTAGGGAACTGTACAGAAGTAATCCCAAAATAGTGGAGCTTATGGACATTCTAGATAAACTCGGGATTTCAAGGCACAATGTCCAGTATGGAGGGGGCTTTAGTTGA